The Armigeres subalbatus isolate Guangzhou_Male unplaced genomic scaffold, GZ_Asu_2 Contig1541, whole genome shotgun sequence region ccgtcgtgtcaggtccgTCAGGTCtattatgggccaaacacaatgaatacgtttgcgtgcgttttgacagatttcccatgggaaaactcaaaacgcacgcaaacgtatccattgtgtttggcccattagtgTCCCAGGTAACACCATCAAGGCTTGGTGGCTTtcggaggggtcgtcaagcttTTGGACAGTCCTTGCCAGCTTAGCTTGGCTTTggtgactacacatatctatgatTGCtaaccgtgtttacctctgcgtctccacaaaaaccacaggaagcaTAAGTTAGTCGGTAGGATTTCAAATTCCTCTATTTTCGGAGTTATTAGGAACAAttgccaaaactggtacagttaccctatcGCTATAATcgcacacagaaaaaaattccatggtaacgattactattttgtagactacgccatgtttttaaaacaaccacaaattttaagctaaattaaccatgcattcgaacaaattcaccactgattcagttcatgcaacaacattccaccaggaccacagttgatttttactgcgcgcatggtaaaatcaaacaggtttgttgtctgctgaaaatcgtcggtgcgtattcttaaattaaccctcggaatggtagtttcgactgcaacatttttttgcgtgcataaatcccaaaaatcctttggaaacaTCCTAACCGATAACAATTACAGCTGGCATCACTTGACGTGTTTAcgttttttaccttttttaccGTGACAGTCATTGCATCAGTTTCATGTATAGATTGTTTTAGCACTCGATGTTCAGTTTAAAACCTTGAATTTATGTGAGGTAAGTctatgaaatttgaaaatgttaAAACTGTTAGTGTTCCGATAACTAATCGTCATCATTCTACCGTTAAATTGCTTCATAGTTAGGCATATTGACTGAGTTCTGTTCGGTTTGATAGCAATCCTTTCATCAGCAGTGATGATATTGTTCATTCCTGATAATTCAGATTGTAAGTAAGGAAAATTATGATAAGAGAAAATCTAAATCAGCCGAATTCAGATCAATATAAAGCATTTTACGAGTTTGTCACACTTTTCTTGAATATAGGGgagaagacggctttggcaggttctgttctattattggcaggggggtttttgtcgaccaaattttatgaaatttggccacaatattctttgatatgcaaagaatgtttatgccaaatttgagcataatcagtcataaaaaacccccctgacaataatagaacaaaacctgccaaagccgtcattccccctacatacCAAACTTAAGGTTTTAATCAAACTGTTTCAGTCCGGTTCTTCATCTGACATCCTATCAAATAAAGTAGGTAATAAAAAGAAGTTTCACTGGTATCTTATACTGGATGAAATTGATGTTTTATTGCAATATTTTCCTTATTTCAGTTTGCAAATTCTCCACTGTTTGTTCTGCTGCAGTCAGGCATCGGTGGTTTAGATTCCTCGAATCTCGCTGCTTGCAACTTGGTAGTCTCAGTTGTAGAAACCTGGTATAAAGCGTTTCGGTATTACAGAAGTAAATGTTTGGTAAAGCATAAGACAGATAAAACATAGATGCGCAGTAAGAAGGAGTTGAAGTTCCTACTTATTGGTTGAATCAACCAATtgtgaagtaaatttggctcCGTTTCACAGATTACAATGTCTGGCTGTCTCACCTGTGCCAAGGCCATTGATTGTGGCGATGAGCCACTCACGGTTAGCAAGAACAAGCATGTGCAGAATGCGTTATGCAAGCATTTCTGGTTCGGCGTAAGTAATATCGATCAGAATTGTTAGAACCAGAATTAATGTACACATCGTTCATCTTTTAGGAACATCAATACCTTCAGAGCGTCATTTGCCGTAGCTGTTGGGTCAAAATTGAAGAATTCCATCGATTTTACTGCGAAGTGGAGGAACTACACGCACATCAGCTGTACCCGCACGTACAGCTGATGGAGATTAAACAGGAAGTTGGCACCACAGATGAATACATGGAAGCGGAAGATGTTTTGGAATCATGTGCAATCAAAGGAGAAATTCCTTGTACTGTTGAAGATGCTGGTAAAAAGAAGAGAAATATTCCACCAGATGGTATTGGAGAAATCGGAAAACGTACACGATTGCAGAAGATGGAACTGATTCAAGAAGCTAGTGCTTCGGACCAAGAGGAATCAATCGACGACGATAGCGCAGTCAAATCTGAAATTGATAATGAAGACTCAAATGATGGTGATGAAGATTACGAACATTCATATTCCGAAAATTCAGATTCAGAAGGAAGTGATAGTTCTGAAATGAACGAAGAAGGTGCAATTGAAAAACGTACAAAAAAGCGTACTAGGGCAACGAGAGAAGAATTGCAGGAAATTCAAGAATATGTATCCAAACATTTGTCGCTTGATTGCGATACTTGCTCGGAACGGCATACAACCTTCAAAGAGCTACAGGATCATTCAATGGCAGAACACAAAAAGCAAGCAAATGTATCGTGCTGTAATCGTAATATATCAAACCGCTTTCGATTTGAGGAACATATTCGGTTCCATTTGAATCCTGATCGGTTCAAATGCTCACATTGCTCGAGAGCATGTCCCAGCCGGCAAGCGCTGCGCAGACACATACAACAGGTACACACACCTGaggatgcaaaaatatacgattGTGGAGAATGCGGCAAGAAATTCTCTACCAGTAAAGGCCTAGCGCGACATGAAAAGCTCCACGATGAAGGCTCTAATGTAAAGCGTCGAACGCGGGTTGTGGACAATGAGAAGATTATCGCAGAAAACATAAACCTAGAGTGCGATTCGTGTCAGAAGAAATGTGACTCATTTGGGAGTTTGCAACGGCATTCGTCGACTGAACATTCTAAACTCGCGTATGTTTTTTGTTGCGGTTTAAGATTCAATAAGAAGCCACGACTCATCGATCACGTTCTTTTTCATTTAGATCCGACCAGCTTTCAGTGTAAGATTTGTCACAGGAATTTACCCCACACTGAGTCCCTCAAGCGCCACATGGATAGTAACCACGCACCGGAAGAAACAAAAACGCTCAAATGTAGCATTTGCCCTAAAATGTTTACGCATcagaaatttctaagaattcaCGAGCGCTATCACAATCGCAAGTGGTCGTGTGACATTTGCGACAAGAAATTCATCTGCGAAGCTCTCCTAAAGCAGCATCACAAGTCCATCCATACAAAGGAGCTGAATTACGTCTGCCATGTCTGTGCCAGAACTTTCAGCATCTACACTTCGTATCGGTCACATCTTGAAACCCACAGCGAAACGCCAAAGAAGAAACCGCAGAAACCTCGAGTGCAGTGTTCGGTTTGCAACGCCTGGACGGGCAAGCTGTCCCAGCATATGCGGCTACACTCGGGAACCCAAACGTGTGAGATTTGCGGCACGGAATGTAAAAATGCAATCACCTATCGGTACCATATGAAGAACCACGAGACGGGTGACTTTATGTGCTCGGTGTGTGACAAAGGCTTCAAGAAAGAAATCACACTGAAGGTAGGTAGACTCGTTTTGCAAACAACCACATGGTTGTATAAAAATCAAATACATATAATTAAGACCATTTTCAGGAACATATGGCATCGCACACAGGAGTCACTCTGTACAGTTGCGACTTTTGCGATCGAACGTTCAACTCGAATGCCAACAAGGCTTCGCATCGTAAGAAAATGCATCCGCAGCAGTGGCTCGAGGACAAGCTGAGGAAAAAGGCGGCCAAGCTGGCACTGTCTGGAACAACCGTTCAATCGTAGggtggcaaaaaaaatcaaatgcgtGGGACGTATGTATAacataattttaaatattttctttgGCGATTGATGTTATGAAGATTCTTTCAATTGGACTATCTTGGGCTTTCAAAACGTCTCGCTGGTCTGGAAGAATGCTCAAACAGTCAAAAAATCTTTAACAAGCCACCGGACGGTCTTTCAGGACAACAGGAAGCATCGGAAGCTGAAGAGTTTGGAACTCGAAGACaagaatatttgtttcgattctcAAGCACATCATCGATTAAGCTTGATCGCCCAAATCCCGAATGATCACTCGAAAAATTAACCGATGGCCAGGTTCCCTTCTTGATTATTACCATCTGCCATCCAAACGCCCATTTCGCGTAGTCATCACGAACCTCCAACTTACCAGACCTATCTTGGCATTGATGAGACACGCTGTTGAGCGGAACTTTCGGTTTGCTGTTTTCCACCTTCGGCGTTTGGTTGTACTTCGTTTTTTATCGAAACACCGTCTTGAGGTTGTAACAATCCATCTCCCGTTCTTCTTAAAGACAGGCTTGATTAGTGATTAGTTCTTGAAGATGGAAGAACATGTTTACTTTGGACTACGTGACGTGGACCGATACCACTTGGAAGAGTTACAAAACAGAGAACAGCCGCTGGTTGACGACACCATTCATCAGGGCTGTGGCTGCGTTGTCTGTGGCTGTTCGCTTTTCTGGTTTCTTCATAAAGTTTGCATTCATTAACTATGTGGCAGATGGTTATCTGGTAACGACAAAATGAGCATTTGCGGTGATACTCTTTAGAACCTAGGTAGTGAGTCAGGTTGGTGTGTCCTGTGCGTAGGCGCGACAGTACAACCTGCTCACGGCAGTTCGGTAGGTCCTCTCATGGGAACGAAGTTTTTTGCCATTCGGCAGATGTGTCACTGCCTTCTCCAATCATTTGCCCATGCTATGTTAATTTAGTTCTTCACCCACAATTTGGCGTTGTCAACCGAAACACTGCGGTAGAGGAAGGAGCTTGTTGTTCGGCCGATATTGGCCAGGATGTCGGCGCTTTCGTTTCCCCGGATGCCAGCATGGCCGGGAACCCTCATCAGAGTGACGTCATCATTTAGAACTTCCTGAGTAGCTTGGATGAAGGCGGTatcccgtttggcataatgccatatggcataa contains the following coding sequences:
- the LOC134202950 gene encoding transcription factor grauzone-like isoform X2; its protein translation is MSGCLTCAKAIDCGDEPLTVSKNKHVQNALCKHFWFGEHQYLQSVICRSCWVKIEEFHRFYCEVEELHAHQLYPHVQLMEIKQEVGTTDEYMEAEDVLESCAIKGEIPCTVEDAGKKKRNIPPDGIGEIGKRTRLQKMELIQEASASDQEESIDDDSAVKSEIDNEDSNDGDEDYEHSYSENSDSEGSDSSEMNEEGAIEKRTKKRTRATREELQEIQEYVSKHLSLDCDTCSERHTTFKELQDHSMAEHKKQANVSCCNRNISNRFRFEEHIRFHLNPDRFKCSHCSRACPSRQALRRHIQQVHTPEDAKIYDCGECGKKFSTSKGLARHEKLHDEGSNVKRRTRVVDNEKIIAENINLECDSCQKKCDSFGSLQRHSSTEHSKLAYVFCCGLRFNKKPRLIDHVLFHLDPTSFQCKICHRNLPHTESLKRHMDSNHAPEETKTLKCSICPKMFTHQKFLRIHERYHNRKWSCDICDKKFICEALLKQHHKSIHTKELNYVCHVCARTFSIYTSYRSHLETHSETPKKKPQKPRVQCSVCNAWTGKLSQHMRLHSGTQTCEICGTECKNAITYRYHMKNHETGDFMCSVCDKGFKKEITLKEHMASHTGVTLYSCDFCDRTFNSNANKASHRKKMHPQQWLEDKLRKKAAKLALSGTTVQS
- the LOC134202950 gene encoding transcription factor grauzone-like isoform X1 — encoded protein: MILFIPDNSDFCKFSTVCSAAVRHRWFRFLESRCLQLGSLSCRNLITMSGCLTCAKAIDCGDEPLTVSKNKHVQNALCKHFWFGEHQYLQSVICRSCWVKIEEFHRFYCEVEELHAHQLYPHVQLMEIKQEVGTTDEYMEAEDVLESCAIKGEIPCTVEDAGKKKRNIPPDGIGEIGKRTRLQKMELIQEASASDQEESIDDDSAVKSEIDNEDSNDGDEDYEHSYSENSDSEGSDSSEMNEEGAIEKRTKKRTRATREELQEIQEYVSKHLSLDCDTCSERHTTFKELQDHSMAEHKKQANVSCCNRNISNRFRFEEHIRFHLNPDRFKCSHCSRACPSRQALRRHIQQVHTPEDAKIYDCGECGKKFSTSKGLARHEKLHDEGSNVKRRTRVVDNEKIIAENINLECDSCQKKCDSFGSLQRHSSTEHSKLAYVFCCGLRFNKKPRLIDHVLFHLDPTSFQCKICHRNLPHTESLKRHMDSNHAPEETKTLKCSICPKMFTHQKFLRIHERYHNRKWSCDICDKKFICEALLKQHHKSIHTKELNYVCHVCARTFSIYTSYRSHLETHSETPKKKPQKPRVQCSVCNAWTGKLSQHMRLHSGTQTCEICGTECKNAITYRYHMKNHETGDFMCSVCDKGFKKEITLKEHMASHTGVTLYSCDFCDRTFNSNANKASHRKKMHPQQWLEDKLRKKAAKLALSGTTVQS